The Paramisgurnus dabryanus chromosome 1, PD_genome_1.1, whole genome shotgun sequence genome includes a window with the following:
- the tbk1 gene encoding serine/threonine-protein kinase TBK1 isoform X3: MQSTANYLWLMSDLLGQGATANVYRGRHKKTGDLYAVKVFNNLSFLRPLDVQMREFEVLKKLNHKNIVKLFAVEEESNTRHKVLVMEYCPCGSLYTVLEEPTNAYGLPEDEFLIVLQDVVAGMNHLREYGIVHRDIKPGNIMRVIGEDGRSVYKLTDFGAARELEDDEQFVSLYGTEEYLHPDMYERAVLRKDHQKKYGATVDLWSIGVTFYHAATGSLPFRPFEGPRRNKEVMYKIITEKPSGAISGHQKFENGKIEWSTDMPVSCSVSKGLQSLLTPVLANILEADQEKCWGFDQFFAETSDILHRVVVYVFSLQQATLHHIYIHTYNTANLFQELLFRRTNITPSHQDFLYEGQRLILDPNRQAQIFPKTSRDNPIMLLSRDPVNTVGLLFEDLSPDDDGGSMFAACPPKVQPRYDLDLDASYAKTFAGDVGYLWKTSDSLLLYQELVRKGVRGLIELIRGEYSETAHKKTQLIHMCNYCSQTLEKTEQLCEVLMQGNILSAEYDEIRDMRKKVIRLSNSMTPMEQTLQDISGMFLPGGTLTDAWTQQVGTHPEDRNVEKIKVLLDAISSIYQQFKKDKAERRLPYNEEQIHKFDKQKLVLHATKARALFTDECAMKYRLFISKSEEWMKTVHHVRKHLVTLTTQYSSMEQEMNVLMQRVFKLLDQLPLKIVPMTSGGMKPQTYLSPSTLVEMTLGMKKLKEEMEGVVKELAENNLFLERFGTLTVDGGIRNVDRM, encoded by the exons ATGCAGAGTACTGCAAACTACCTGTGGCTGATGTCAGACCTGCTTGGTCAGGGAGCCACAGCAAATGTTTACCGCGGTAGACACAAG AAAACAGGTGATCTTTATGCTGTCAAAGTCTTCAATAATCTGAGTTTCCTGCGTCCACTGGACGTCCAGATGAGGGAGTTTGAGGTGTTAAAAAAGTTAAACCACAAAAACATTGTGAAGCTCTTCGCTGTGGAGGAGGAG TCAAACACACGTCATAAAGTGTTGGTGATGGAGTATTGTCCTTGTGGCAGTTTATATACGGTGCTGGAGGAACCCACAAATGCTTACGGCCTCCCAGAGGATGAGTTCCTTATAGTTCTGCAGGATGTTG TGGCTGGAATGAATCACCTCCGCGAATATGGAATCGTCCATCGAGACATTAAACCGGGAAACATCATGCGTGTGATCGGAGAGGACGGAAGGTCCGTCTATAAACTTACTGACTTCGGAGCAGCACGTGAGCTTGAAGACGACGAGCAGTTTGTGTCGCTCTATGGCACTGAGGAGTATCTG CATCCTGACATGTATGAGCGAGCTGTATTGAGAAAAGATCATCAGAAGAAATATGGAGCTACAGTGGATCTGTGGAGTATTGGAGTGACGTTCTACCACGCGGCCACAGGCAGTCTGCCGTTTCGACCTTTCGAAGGACCTCGCAGAAACAAAGAAGTCAT GTATAAGATCATCACTGAGAAACCTTCGGGTGCCATCTCAGGCCATCAGAAGTTTGAGAACGGAAAGATTGAGTGGAGCACAGATATGCCCGTGTCCTGCAGTGTCTCAAA AGGTCTTCAGAGTCTCCTCACTCCAGTGTTGGCCAACATCCTAGAAGCAGACCAGGAGAAGTGTTGGGGCTTCGATCAGTTCTTTGCTGAAACCAGTGACATTTTACATCGGGTGGTGGTTTATGTGTTTAGTCTGCAGCAAGCAACTCTTCACCACATCTACATCCACACATACAACAC tGCGAACCTATTTCAAGAGCTTCTCTTCAGACGGACCAATATAACTCCATCACATCAGGATTTCCTCTACGAGGGACAACGGCTTATTCTCGACCCAAACCGTCAAGCACAGATCTTCCCCAAGACCAGCAGAGACAATCCCATCATGCTTCTCAGCAGAGACCCGGTCAACACCGTCGGATTGCTCTTTGAAGATC TTTCACctgatgatgatggtggttCTATGTTTGCAGCCTGCCCACCTAAAGTTCAACCCCGATATGATCTGGATTTGGATGCCAGCTATGCCAAG ACGTTTGCAGGTGATGTGGGATATTTGTGGAAGACTTCAGATTCTCTGCTCCTCTATCAGGAGCTGGTGAGAAAAGGCGTCCGAGGATTGAT TGAGCTGATCAGAGGTGAATACAGCGAGACGGCACACAAGAAGACCCAACTTATCCACATGTGTAACTACTGCAGTCAAACGCTGGAGAAAACTGAGCAGCT gTGTGAGGTGCTGATGCAAGGAAACATCCTCTCAGCAGAATATGATGAAATCCGAGACATGAGGAAAAAGGTGATCAGG CTGTCCAACTCTATGACCCCAATGGAGCAGACACTGCAGGACATCAGCGGTATGTTCCTGCCGGGAGGAACCCTGACAGATGCGTGGACACAACAAGTGGGAACTCACCCAGAGGATAGAAA TGTGGAGAAGATCAAAGTTCTGCTGGATGCCATCAGCAGCATCTACCAGCAGTTTAAAAAAGACAAGGCAGAGAGAC GTTTGCCTTATAATGAAGAACAGATCCACAAGTTTGACAA ACAGAAGCTGGTTCTTCATGCCACTAAAGCACGAGCACTCTTTACAGATGAATGTGCTATGAAATATCGTCTATTCATATCTAAGAGTGAAGAATGGATGAA GACGGTTCATCATGTAAGGAAACATCTTGTGACTCTGACGACTCAGTACAGCAGTATGGAACAGGAAATGAATGTGCTCATGCAGCGCGTGTTTAAG TTGTTAGATCAGTTACCTCTGAAGATTGTACCAATGACCTCTGGTGGAATGAAACCACAGACGTATCTCAGCCCCAGTACACTGGTGGAGATGACACTGGG GATGAAAAAACTGAAAGAGGAGATGGAGGGAGTGGTGAAAGAGTTAGCAGAGAACAACCTGTTtctggagag ATTTGGCACACTGACGGTTGATGGAGGAATCAGGAATGTGGATCGGATGTGA
- the tbk1 gene encoding serine/threonine-protein kinase TBK1 isoform X1, whose product MHSARGSASHVTKTRKAEENFVLLGKSQSIYFQFCSVRCQNISSGHSGPYGESTDVMQSTANYLWLMSDLLGQGATANVYRGRHKKTGDLYAVKVFNNLSFLRPLDVQMREFEVLKKLNHKNIVKLFAVEEESNTRHKVLVMEYCPCGSLYTVLEEPTNAYGLPEDEFLIVLQDVVAGMNHLREYGIVHRDIKPGNIMRVIGEDGRSVYKLTDFGAARELEDDEQFVSLYGTEEYLHPDMYERAVLRKDHQKKYGATVDLWSIGVTFYHAATGSLPFRPFEGPRRNKEVMYKIITEKPSGAISGHQKFENGKIEWSTDMPVSCSVSKGLQSLLTPVLANILEADQEKCWGFDQFFAETSDILHRVVVYVFSLQQATLHHIYIHTYNTANLFQELLFRRTNITPSHQDFLYEGQRLILDPNRQAQIFPKTSRDNPIMLLSRDPVNTVGLLFEDLSPDDDGGSMFAACPPKVQPRYDLDLDASYAKTFAGDVGYLWKTSDSLLLYQELVRKGVRGLIELIRGEYSETAHKKTQLIHMCNYCSQTLEKTEQLCEVLMQGNILSAEYDEIRDMRKKVIRLSNSMTPMEQTLQDISGMFLPGGTLTDAWTQQVGTHPEDRNVEKIKVLLDAISSIYQQFKKDKAERRLPYNEEQIHKFDKQKLVLHATKARALFTDECAMKYRLFISKSEEWMKTVHHVRKHLVTLTTQYSSMEQEMNVLMQRVFKLLDQLPLKIVPMTSGGMKPQTYLSPSTLVEMTLGMKKLKEEMEGVVKELAENNLFLERFGTLTVDGGIRNVDRM is encoded by the exons ATGCACAGCGCTCGTGGCTCAGCATCTCATGTGACGAAAACACGGAAAGCGGAAGAGAATTTTGTGCTGTTGGG AAAATCACAGTCGATCTACTTTCAGTTTTGCTCGGTTCGGTGTCAGAATATTTCCTCCGGACACTCTGGTCCATACG GTGAATCTACAGACGTCATGCAGAGTACTGCAAACTACCTGTGGCTGATGTCAGACCTGCTTGGTCAGGGAGCCACAGCAAATGTTTACCGCGGTAGACACAAG AAAACAGGTGATCTTTATGCTGTCAAAGTCTTCAATAATCTGAGTTTCCTGCGTCCACTGGACGTCCAGATGAGGGAGTTTGAGGTGTTAAAAAAGTTAAACCACAAAAACATTGTGAAGCTCTTCGCTGTGGAGGAGGAG TCAAACACACGTCATAAAGTGTTGGTGATGGAGTATTGTCCTTGTGGCAGTTTATATACGGTGCTGGAGGAACCCACAAATGCTTACGGCCTCCCAGAGGATGAGTTCCTTATAGTTCTGCAGGATGTTG TGGCTGGAATGAATCACCTCCGCGAATATGGAATCGTCCATCGAGACATTAAACCGGGAAACATCATGCGTGTGATCGGAGAGGACGGAAGGTCCGTCTATAAACTTACTGACTTCGGAGCAGCACGTGAGCTTGAAGACGACGAGCAGTTTGTGTCGCTCTATGGCACTGAGGAGTATCTG CATCCTGACATGTATGAGCGAGCTGTATTGAGAAAAGATCATCAGAAGAAATATGGAGCTACAGTGGATCTGTGGAGTATTGGAGTGACGTTCTACCACGCGGCCACAGGCAGTCTGCCGTTTCGACCTTTCGAAGGACCTCGCAGAAACAAAGAAGTCAT GTATAAGATCATCACTGAGAAACCTTCGGGTGCCATCTCAGGCCATCAGAAGTTTGAGAACGGAAAGATTGAGTGGAGCACAGATATGCCCGTGTCCTGCAGTGTCTCAAA AGGTCTTCAGAGTCTCCTCACTCCAGTGTTGGCCAACATCCTAGAAGCAGACCAGGAGAAGTGTTGGGGCTTCGATCAGTTCTTTGCTGAAACCAGTGACATTTTACATCGGGTGGTGGTTTATGTGTTTAGTCTGCAGCAAGCAACTCTTCACCACATCTACATCCACACATACAACAC tGCGAACCTATTTCAAGAGCTTCTCTTCAGACGGACCAATATAACTCCATCACATCAGGATTTCCTCTACGAGGGACAACGGCTTATTCTCGACCCAAACCGTCAAGCACAGATCTTCCCCAAGACCAGCAGAGACAATCCCATCATGCTTCTCAGCAGAGACCCGGTCAACACCGTCGGATTGCTCTTTGAAGATC TTTCACctgatgatgatggtggttCTATGTTTGCAGCCTGCCCACCTAAAGTTCAACCCCGATATGATCTGGATTTGGATGCCAGCTATGCCAAG ACGTTTGCAGGTGATGTGGGATATTTGTGGAAGACTTCAGATTCTCTGCTCCTCTATCAGGAGCTGGTGAGAAAAGGCGTCCGAGGATTGAT TGAGCTGATCAGAGGTGAATACAGCGAGACGGCACACAAGAAGACCCAACTTATCCACATGTGTAACTACTGCAGTCAAACGCTGGAGAAAACTGAGCAGCT gTGTGAGGTGCTGATGCAAGGAAACATCCTCTCAGCAGAATATGATGAAATCCGAGACATGAGGAAAAAGGTGATCAGG CTGTCCAACTCTATGACCCCAATGGAGCAGACACTGCAGGACATCAGCGGTATGTTCCTGCCGGGAGGAACCCTGACAGATGCGTGGACACAACAAGTGGGAACTCACCCAGAGGATAGAAA TGTGGAGAAGATCAAAGTTCTGCTGGATGCCATCAGCAGCATCTACCAGCAGTTTAAAAAAGACAAGGCAGAGAGAC GTTTGCCTTATAATGAAGAACAGATCCACAAGTTTGACAA ACAGAAGCTGGTTCTTCATGCCACTAAAGCACGAGCACTCTTTACAGATGAATGTGCTATGAAATATCGTCTATTCATATCTAAGAGTGAAGAATGGATGAA GACGGTTCATCATGTAAGGAAACATCTTGTGACTCTGACGACTCAGTACAGCAGTATGGAACAGGAAATGAATGTGCTCATGCAGCGCGTGTTTAAG TTGTTAGATCAGTTACCTCTGAAGATTGTACCAATGACCTCTGGTGGAATGAAACCACAGACGTATCTCAGCCCCAGTACACTGGTGGAGATGACACTGGG GATGAAAAAACTGAAAGAGGAGATGGAGGGAGTGGTGAAAGAGTTAGCAGAGAACAACCTGTTtctggagag ATTTGGCACACTGACGGTTGATGGAGGAATCAGGAATGTGGATCGGATGTGA
- the tbk1 gene encoding serine/threonine-protein kinase TBK1 isoform X2: protein MQSTANYLWLMSDLLGQGATANVYRGRHKKTGDLYAVKVFNNLSFLRPLDVQMREFEVLKKLNHKNIVKLFAVEEESNTRHKVLVMEYCPCGSLYTVLEEPTNAYGLPEDEFLIVLQDVVAGMNHLREYGIVHRDIKPGNIMRVIGEDGRSVYKLTDFGAARELEDDEQFVSLYGTEEYLHPDMYERAVLRKDHQKKYGATVDLWSIGVTFYHAATGSLPFRPFEGPRRNKEVMYKIITEKPSGAISGHQKFENGKIEWSTDMPVSCSVSKGLQSLLTPVLANILEADQEKCWGFDQFFAETSDILHRVVVYVFSLQQATLHHIYIHTYNTANLFQELLFRRTNITPSHQDFLYEGQRLILDPNRQAQIFPKTSRDNPIMLLSRDPVNTVGLLFEDPCPPKVQPRYDLDLDASYAKTFAGDVGYLWKTSDSLLLYQELVRKGVRGLIELIRGEYSETAHKKTQLIHMCNYCSQTLEKTEQLCEVLMQGNILSAEYDEIRDMRKKVIRLSNSMTPMEQTLQDISGMFLPGGTLTDAWTQQVGTHPEDRNVEKIKVLLDAISSIYQQFKKDKAERRLPYNEEQIHKFDKQKLVLHATKARALFTDECAMKYRLFISKSEEWMKTVHHVRKHLVTLTTQYSSMEQEMNVLMQRVFKLLDQLPLKIVPMTSGGMKPQTYLSPSTLVEMTLGMKKLKEEMEGVVKELAENNLFLERFGTLTVDGGIRNVDRM, encoded by the exons ATGCAGAGTACTGCAAACTACCTGTGGCTGATGTCAGACCTGCTTGGTCAGGGAGCCACAGCAAATGTTTACCGCGGTAGACACAAG AAAACAGGTGATCTTTATGCTGTCAAAGTCTTCAATAATCTGAGTTTCCTGCGTCCACTGGACGTCCAGATGAGGGAGTTTGAGGTGTTAAAAAAGTTAAACCACAAAAACATTGTGAAGCTCTTCGCTGTGGAGGAGGAG TCAAACACACGTCATAAAGTGTTGGTGATGGAGTATTGTCCTTGTGGCAGTTTATATACGGTGCTGGAGGAACCCACAAATGCTTACGGCCTCCCAGAGGATGAGTTCCTTATAGTTCTGCAGGATGTTG TGGCTGGAATGAATCACCTCCGCGAATATGGAATCGTCCATCGAGACATTAAACCGGGAAACATCATGCGTGTGATCGGAGAGGACGGAAGGTCCGTCTATAAACTTACTGACTTCGGAGCAGCACGTGAGCTTGAAGACGACGAGCAGTTTGTGTCGCTCTATGGCACTGAGGAGTATCTG CATCCTGACATGTATGAGCGAGCTGTATTGAGAAAAGATCATCAGAAGAAATATGGAGCTACAGTGGATCTGTGGAGTATTGGAGTGACGTTCTACCACGCGGCCACAGGCAGTCTGCCGTTTCGACCTTTCGAAGGACCTCGCAGAAACAAAGAAGTCAT GTATAAGATCATCACTGAGAAACCTTCGGGTGCCATCTCAGGCCATCAGAAGTTTGAGAACGGAAAGATTGAGTGGAGCACAGATATGCCCGTGTCCTGCAGTGTCTCAAA AGGTCTTCAGAGTCTCCTCACTCCAGTGTTGGCCAACATCCTAGAAGCAGACCAGGAGAAGTGTTGGGGCTTCGATCAGTTCTTTGCTGAAACCAGTGACATTTTACATCGGGTGGTGGTTTATGTGTTTAGTCTGCAGCAAGCAACTCTTCACCACATCTACATCCACACATACAACAC tGCGAACCTATTTCAAGAGCTTCTCTTCAGACGGACCAATATAACTCCATCACATCAGGATTTCCTCTACGAGGGACAACGGCTTATTCTCGACCCAAACCGTCAAGCACAGATCTTCCCCAAGACCAGCAGAGACAATCCCATCATGCTTCTCAGCAGAGACCCGGTCAACACCGTCGGATTGCTCTTTGAAGATC CCTGCCCACCTAAAGTTCAACCCCGATATGATCTGGATTTGGATGCCAGCTATGCCAAG ACGTTTGCAGGTGATGTGGGATATTTGTGGAAGACTTCAGATTCTCTGCTCCTCTATCAGGAGCTGGTGAGAAAAGGCGTCCGAGGATTGAT TGAGCTGATCAGAGGTGAATACAGCGAGACGGCACACAAGAAGACCCAACTTATCCACATGTGTAACTACTGCAGTCAAACGCTGGAGAAAACTGAGCAGCT gTGTGAGGTGCTGATGCAAGGAAACATCCTCTCAGCAGAATATGATGAAATCCGAGACATGAGGAAAAAGGTGATCAGG CTGTCCAACTCTATGACCCCAATGGAGCAGACACTGCAGGACATCAGCGGTATGTTCCTGCCGGGAGGAACCCTGACAGATGCGTGGACACAACAAGTGGGAACTCACCCAGAGGATAGAAA TGTGGAGAAGATCAAAGTTCTGCTGGATGCCATCAGCAGCATCTACCAGCAGTTTAAAAAAGACAAGGCAGAGAGAC GTTTGCCTTATAATGAAGAACAGATCCACAAGTTTGACAA ACAGAAGCTGGTTCTTCATGCCACTAAAGCACGAGCACTCTTTACAGATGAATGTGCTATGAAATATCGTCTATTCATATCTAAGAGTGAAGAATGGATGAA GACGGTTCATCATGTAAGGAAACATCTTGTGACTCTGACGACTCAGTACAGCAGTATGGAACAGGAAATGAATGTGCTCATGCAGCGCGTGTTTAAG TTGTTAGATCAGTTACCTCTGAAGATTGTACCAATGACCTCTGGTGGAATGAAACCACAGACGTATCTCAGCCCCAGTACACTGGTGGAGATGACACTGGG GATGAAAAAACTGAAAGAGGAGATGGAGGGAGTGGTGAAAGAGTTAGCAGAGAACAACCTGTTtctggagag ATTTGGCACACTGACGGTTGATGGAGGAATCAGGAATGTGGATCGGATGTGA
- the rpap3 gene encoding RNA polymerase II-associated protein 3: MMTSGNKAMDLQIQMRQNAEDLQSFIKELDNWEEDIKKKDQQLCTGNINETQKNLPPVRNKDFKKTKQRVKRQTKRNNGVKERKETERIKSYDYQAWDRLNVDKVLESMDAEESPVQSNESDSEAIQVDRDLALTEKEKGNELFKSGQYDAAVECYTRGMNADPFNPVLPTNRAASFIRLKKFAVAESDCNLAIALDSKYIKAYARRGAARTALRNHQGALDDYEMVLKLDPGNFEAENEIKKLQQQTGTTAAQTPEESQTAPTAAQMPEESQTAPIAVQRPEESQTAATAAQTPEKSQTAATAAQTVDPIKLQKLQEEQRKQEAVMYKDRGNAYFKEGKYEPAVECYTKGIEADDTNALLPANRAMAYLKLQRFNEAEQDCSTAVALDVTYSKAFARRATARVSLGKIKDAIEDFEQVLKLEPGNKQALNEIEKLKAELRASGCLVAEEKRIIQPINKPEHLRSTKPLRRIDIQEVGEIFPSVNPCISKPSAVLSSPHHKIQKIEEISDTAHLSESTECDRNVSGSQTERKELHVDQVCVSSGESEWVPPPPSNSFQLEADLRKISSYPQSTYRYLKQISPDVYPKIFQNSLEPDTLNHILKIFHTFYIQHEEASVLLDTLRNLASVKRFDMAIMFMSSAEKKVIQDLFDWIHRSGLEEDSVGDLRKKYGL; this comes from the exons ATGATGACGTCTGGAAACAAAGCCATGGATCTGCAGATACAGATGAGACAGAACGCTGAAGATCTGCAGAGCTTCATAAAGGAGCTGGACAACTGGGAGGAAGACATCAAGAAGAAAGATCAGCAGCTTTGCACTGGAAACATCAATGAAACACAA AAAAATCTCCCACCGGTGAGGAACAAGGATTTTAAAAAGACAAAGCAGAGAGTGAAACGTCAGACTAAGAGAAACAACGGTGTAAAAGAGCGAAAGGAAACTGAACGAATAAAATCTTACGATTATCAAGCCTGGGACAGATTAAATGTG GATAAAGTTCTGGAGTCCATGGATGCAGAGGAGAGTCCGGTTCAGTCCAATGAGTCCGACTCCGAGGCGATTCAGGTGGACAGAGATTTGGCGCTCACTGAGAAAGAGAAA GGGAATGAATTGTTTAAATCCGGTCAGTATGACGCAGCCGTTGAGTGTTACACCAGAGGAATGAATGCAGACCCCTTCAACCCTGTGCTGCCTACAAACAGAGCTGCATCCTTCATCAGACTAAAGAA GTTCGCTGTGGCCGAGTCAGACTGTAATTTGGCAATCGCCCTGGacagtaaatatataaaagCTTACGCCAGGAGAGGAGCTGCACGCACTGCACTGAGGAACCACCAGGGGGCGCTGGACG ATTATGAGATGGTTCTTAAACTGGATCCTGGAAACTTTGAGGCTGAAAATGAAATCAAGAAACTCCAGCAGCAAACAGGTACAACTGCAGCTCAAACACCAGAGGAGAGTCAGACAGCTCCGACTGCAGCGCAGATGCCAGAGGAGAGTCAAACAGCTCCGATTGCAGTGCAGAGGCCAGAGGAGAGTCAAACAGCTGCAACCGCAGCGCAGACGCCAGAGAAGAGTCAAACAGCTGCGACTGCAGCGCAGACTGTCGATCCAATCAAACTGCAGAAGCTGCAAGAGGAACAGAGGAAACAGGAAGCTGTCATGTATAAAGATCGA GGCAATGCATACTTCAAAGAAGGGAAGTATGAACCCGCTGTGGAGTGCTACACTAAAGGAATAGAAGCAGATGACACAAACGCTCTTCTGCCTGCAAACAGAGCCATGGCGTATCTGAAACTACAGAG GTTTAATGAGGCAGAGCAGGACTGCAGTACAGCTGTTGCTCTGGATGTCACATACTCGAAAGCGTTCGCAAGACGAGCGACGGCCAGGGTCTCTCTGGGAAAAATCAAAGATGCCATAGAAG ATTTTGAGCAGGTCCTAAAGCTGGAGCCAGGAAACAAACAAGCCTTAAATGAGATCGAGAAACTTAAAGCG GAATTGAGAGCAAGCGGCTGTCTGGTTGCAGAGGAGAAGAGAATCATACAGCCTATTAATAAACCTGAACATCTCAGATCAACT AAACCACTGAGGAGGATTGACATACAGGAGGTAGGAGAGATTTTCCCGTCTGTTAATCCCTGTATATCCAAACCTTCTGCTGTCCTCTCCTCACCTCATCACAAGATCCAGAAGATAGAGGAGATCTCAGACACCGCTCACCTCTCTGAGTCCAC AGAATGTGATAGGAATGTTTCTGGATCTCAAACGGAGAGAAAGGAACTTCATGTAGATCAAGTGTGCGTCTCATCTGGAGAATCAGAATGGGTTCCTCCTCCACCCAGCAACAGTTTTCAACTGGAGGCCGACCTGAGGAAGATCAGCAGTTACCCACAATCCACCTACAGatatttaaag CAAATCAGTCCAGATGTTTATCCAAAGATCTTCCAGAACTCTCTGGAGCCTGATACTCTCAATCACATCCTCAAGATCTTTCACACATTTTACATTCA ACATGAAGAAGCTTCGGTTTTGTTGGACACCCTCAGAAATCTGGCCAGCGTGAAAAGATTTGACATGGCCATCATGTTCATGTCATCTGCTGAAAAGAAAG tgataCAGGATCTGTTCGACTGGATTCATCGCTCCGGTTTGGAAGAGGATTCTGTTGGAGACCTACGGAAGAAATACGGTCTTTGA
- the crebl2 gene encoding cAMP-responsive element-binding protein-like 2 — protein sequence MDDSKMVGGKVKKPGKRGRKPAKIDLKAKLERSRQSARECRARKKLRYQYLEELVSSKERAICALREELEMYKQWCLAMDQGKIPSEIKALLTGDDQKPPQSSGTKTPKNAKFSSSQNKTTQ from the exons ATGGATGATAGCAAG ATGGTTGGTGGTAAAGTAAAGAAACCTGGTAAACGCGGGCGCAAACCTGCTAAGATCGACCTGAAGGCCAAACTCGAGAGAAGCAGACAGAGCGCGCGCGAGTGTCGCGCCAGAAAGAAACTGCGTTACCAGTATCTGGAGGAACTGGTTTCCAGTAAAGAGAGAGCCATATGTGCCCTGAGAGAGGAACTCGAGATG TATAAGCAGTGGTGTTTGGCGATGGATCAGGGCAAAATCCCATCTGAAATCAAAGCTCTTTTAACCGGAGATGATCAGAAACCACCACAGAGCTCCGGCACCAAAACACCCAAGAATGCCAAGTTCAGCTCCAGCCAGAACAAGACAACACAATAa
- the gpr19 gene encoding probable G-protein coupled receptor 19, giving the protein MVYSLSAEGVNPSFRSANDFYPTMDHSDGNDSSTTPTALVCRLDMPSSPSQTNGSLTSYDLTPAEVTVLGLIFTVLWVISVLGNSLVCLVIHRSRRTQSTTNYFVVSMACADLLLSLACAPFILLQVSAGHWPLTAAACKAVRYLQHLCPGVQVYVLLSICVDRFYTIVYPLSFKVSREKAKRMILASWIFDAAFVSPCLFFYGSSSTASQNHCDFFLPDSWDGLGYAVAHLLFGFLFPALLIVSFYQRVVRYIWRIGTDGRTVRRTMNIVPRTKVKTIKMFLMLNTMFLLTWMPFYVAQLWHPEAVSGASRQGALFFVTVAWISFSSTASKPTLYSIYNANFRRGMRETFCMSSMKCYRSNAYTITASSRIAKKNYIGVVDIPVPAKTLIKDSVYETFDREAKEKKLAWPISTNPPNTFV; this is encoded by the coding sequence ATGGTGTACTCCCTATCTGCCGAGGGCGTAAATCCCTCTTTCCGCTCGGCCAACGACTTCTACCCGACGATGGACCACTCTGACGGGAACGATTCGTCCACCACTCCCACAGCACTCGTCTGCCGCCTGGACATGCCATCGTCCCCATCGCAGACCAACGGCTCCCTGACCTCGTACGATCTGACCCCGGCAGAGGTGACCGTTCTCGGGCTGATCTTCACCGTCCTCTGGGTGATATCAGTACTGGGCAACTCTCTAGTTTGTCTGGTGATCCATCGTAGTCGCAGAACGCAATCGACTACCAACTACTTTGTGGTGTCGATGGCGTGTGCTGATCTGTTGTTGAGTCTGGCGTGTGCCCCATTCATTTTGCTCCAGGTGTCCGCGGGTCACTGGCCTCTGACTGCGGCCGCATGCAAAGCCGTGCGTTACCTGCAGCATTTGTGTCCCGGAGTCCAAGTCTACGTGCTTCTGTCTATCTGCGTCGACCGCTTCTACACCATCGTTTACCCTTTGAGTTTTAAAGTGTCACGCGAGAAGGCCAAACGGATGATTTTGGCATCTTGGATCTTCGATGCGGCTTTCGTTTCTCCGTGCCTGTTCTTTTATGGATCCTCTTCAACAGCGTCTCAAAACCACTGTGACTTTTTCCTGCCGGACTCCTGGGACGGGCTGGGGTACGCGGTGGCACATCTGCTCTTTGGATTTCTGTTCCCGGCGCTCCTCATCGTGTCTTTCTACCAGCGGGTGGTCCGATACATCTGGAGGATCGGTACAGATGGACGAACGGTCCGCAGAACCATGAACATTGTCCCCAGAACTAAAGTCAAAACCATCAAGATGTTTCTGATGCTCAACACGATGTTCCTTCTCACCTGGATGCCATTTTACGTTGCTCAGCTCTGGCATCCCGAAGCGGTCTCGGGAGCGAGCAGACAGGGGGCGCTCTTCTTTGTCACGGTGGCGTGGATCTCCTTTAGCTCCACGGCATCAAAGCCGACGCTTTACTCCATTTACAACGCCAACTTTAGACGTGGTATGCGAGAAACTTTCTGCATGTCCTCCATGAAGTGTTACCGTAGTAACGCATACACCATCACGGCCAGCTCACGAATAGCTAAGAAGAACTACATCGGAGTAGTGGATATTCCCGTACCGGCGAAGACACTCATCAAAGATTCGGTTTATGAAACTTTTGACCGAGAAGCAAAGGAGAAGAAATTAGCGTGGCCTATCAGCACCAACCCACCAAACACTTTTGTATAA